Proteins co-encoded in one Alphaproteobacteria bacterium genomic window:
- a CDS encoding endonuclease/exonuclease/phosphatase family protein, with translation MLDFIAAENTESVTFAAKRCAAPALRILSWNLLRREGAGIEDVAALIATNQPDLVLMQEATAEIDALPQRVGGYYARQPLPGRNHGLAAWSPHPLPNPKVLRLPHAKRQHAGYPRVSQILEFRGVEIANVHLSHGQLMLRRQLAHIAQTVNGHSAVIGDFNAVGNTELAGFRDVGPKQPTHLARGVMPFRLDRCIVRGLACLDAKALRRGPSDHRPILIDLAAR, from the coding sequence ATGTTGGATTTCATCGCCGCCGAGAACACCGAAAGCGTAACCTTCGCCGCCAAACGCTGCGCTGCACCCGCTTTGCGAATTTTGAGCTGGAATCTGTTGCGCAGGGAGGGTGCTGGAATCGAGGACGTTGCAGCCCTCATTGCGACGAACCAACCCGATCTGGTCTTGATGCAGGAGGCAACGGCAGAAATCGACGCGCTGCCTCAAAGAGTCGGTGGCTATTACGCTCGCCAGCCGCTTCCCGGCCGCAATCATGGCCTCGCCGCGTGGAGCCCGCATCCGTTGCCCAATCCCAAGGTCCTCCGCCTCCCCCATGCCAAGAGACAGCACGCCGGCTATCCCAGGGTCTCTCAGATCCTGGAGTTCCGAGGTGTGGAGATTGCGAATGTCCATCTCTCCCACGGCCAGCTCATGCTCCGACGCCAGCTCGCCCATATCGCGCAAACGGTAAACGGCCACTCGGCCGTGATCGGCGATTTCAACGCGGTGGGTAATACCGAGCTCGCGGGCTTCCGCGATGTGGGCCCCAAGCAGCCGACCCATCTTGCGAGAGGTGTGATGCCCTTCCGGCTCGACCGCTGCATCGTGCGCGGGCTCGCCTGTCTTGATGCCAAAGCGCTCCGCCGCGGTCCCTCCGACCATCGGCCGATCCTGATCGACCTCGCCGCGCGCTGA
- a CDS encoding YajQ family cyclic di-GMP-binding protein, whose product MPSFDIVSKTDLAEVDNAVQGVAREISTRFDFKGSHCTIVREKEVITIVADDAMKLKQMQELVKGYFVRRKLDPGCLEWKPEEKASGNTLRQLVVVKQGIDKDLAKTLVKAIKDSKLKVQVSIQGDELRVAGKKRDDLQEAIQHVKSLGIELPLQYVNFRD is encoded by the coding sequence ATGCCGAGCTTCGATATCGTCTCAAAGACCGACCTCGCTGAGGTTGACAACGCCGTGCAGGGTGTTGCGCGCGAAATTTCAACGCGGTTCGATTTCAAGGGGTCGCATTGCACGATCGTGCGCGAGAAGGAGGTCATCACCATCGTTGCGGACGACGCGATGAAGCTCAAGCAGATGCAAGAGCTGGTGAAAGGCTACTTCGTCCGGCGCAAGCTCGATCCCGGGTGCCTCGAATGGAAGCCGGAAGAGAAGGCGTCCGGCAATACCCTGCGCCAGCTCGTTGTCGTGAAGCAGGGTATCGACAAGGATCTTGCGAAAACCCTGGTCAAGGCGATCAAGGACTCGAAACTCAAGGTCCAAGTCTCGATCCAGGGCGATGAGTTGCGGGTTGCCGGCAAGAAAAGGGATGACTTGCAGGAGGCCATTCAGCACGTCAAATCGCTCGGCATCGAGCTGCCGCTGCAATACGTGAATTTCCGCGATTAG
- a CDS encoding carbon-nitrogen hydrolase family protein → MSQQFKVACIQSNAGPDILPNIQEVDRLVRSAQAAGADFITTSENFTCIEFGPERSLAKAVAESEHPAIPHFTALAKELGCWILMGSLTIKLSPSKVNNRSYLVDPNGRIVARYNKLHLFDVQLKAGETYRESATVESGDRAVLAELPWGSLGMTICYDLRFAYLYRALAQAGAKFLTIPAAFTKTTGKAHWHTLVRARAIETGCYVFAAAQCGQHAGGRKTYGHALIVDPWGEILADAGEAPGFVMAEVDIAKVEDARRMIPALEHDRPFTGPARLRAERLAQVGE, encoded by the coding sequence ATGAGCCAGCAATTCAAGGTCGCCTGCATTCAGAGCAATGCCGGACCCGACATTCTTCCCAACATCCAGGAGGTCGATCGGCTGGTCCGTTCGGCGCAAGCCGCCGGGGCGGATTTCATCACCACGAGCGAAAATTTCACTTGCATCGAGTTCGGGCCCGAGCGCTCGCTCGCAAAGGCGGTTGCGGAGTCGGAGCATCCCGCAATTCCACATTTCACCGCCCTCGCCAAGGAACTCGGCTGTTGGATTCTCATGGGCTCACTCACGATCAAGCTCAGCCCGAGCAAGGTCAACAACCGCTCCTATCTCGTCGATCCGAACGGGCGCATCGTCGCGCGATATAACAAGCTGCATCTCTTCGACGTGCAGCTCAAGGCGGGCGAGACCTACCGGGAATCGGCGACCGTCGAATCCGGCGACCGTGCCGTGCTGGCGGAGTTGCCCTGGGGGTCGCTCGGCATGACGATCTGCTACGACCTGCGGTTTGCCTATCTTTATCGCGCCCTAGCGCAAGCGGGCGCCAAGTTCCTGACCATACCGGCCGCGTTCACCAAGACGACTGGCAAGGCCCATTGGCACACCCTCGTCCGCGCCCGGGCGATTGAGACCGGGTGTTACGTCTTCGCGGCCGCCCAGTGCGGCCAGCATGCGGGCGGGCGCAAGACCTACGGGCACGCGCTGATCGTCGATCCCTGGGGAGAAATTCTTGCCGATGCGGGCGAAGCGCCCGGCTTCGTCATGGCCGAGGTCGACATCGCAAAGGTCGAGGACGCACGCCGGATGATTCCAGCACTCGAACACGACCGCCCATTCACAGGGCCGGCGCGATTGCGAGCGGAGCGGTTGGCGCAGGTCGGCGAGTAA